CTGCTTTTTCGGAGGGAAAAATTCCAGGCTGAAGACCGGTTCGGTTTTGGCGTCGAGAATCTCTTTGACAAGCATCCGGGTGTTTTGTTTGGCTGGTTAACGGGAAATGACCTGAATATACTAAATTATCCTGTTGCTTAAATCCTGAAATAACCGCCATAACCCCTAGTATGAAGCGGTTTTTCCTTCCTGCTCATCCAGCACTGCGCCTGCTTGCCTGCGCCGTTTTCGGCATTCTGGCCGCCATTGCTTTGCCGTTTTCGCCTTTTGGCTGGCTTGCCGTGGCGCTGTTTGCTTGCATCGTGACCGGCCTTCTTTTGTTCGTTCATCGGAAACGGCTTCTGGTGAGCAAGCTGTCGGCACTTTTGGCTGTGAGCTACCTGCTGATGGTGTTTGCCGGGTTTGCTTTTTATGCTGCAGCAGTTTTTCGGCTCGTGCCTTCACCTTCGTTGCTTTCGTGGGTTGGGCGTGAGGTGATTGTGTCCGGCATTGTGGATGCTCGTCCGGTCGTGAACCACGGCAAAGCGCGCTTGCGCGTGAGTGCTCGCGAGGTGTTCGAAAACGGGCGCACGACTCGGGTCGATGAGCCGGTGACGGTGGTTATCCGCATGTCTGGCGATCAGCAGTTCAGGATTCAGCAAGGTGATTTTGTTCACGTCAAGGGCTCGGTCGGTCTGATCCCGCCAGCCTCCAACCGCGACGAGTTTGACCCCCGGTGGTATTCCCGGTTGAAGGGTGTGCATTGCCAGCTCTTTTGCGTCGGCCCGTGGATGGTTCGCCAAGGAGTGCAGCCGACAAGTTCTCTATCGTTCGGGCTGGCCATTAATCCTTTGCGAAATTATCTCCGGTCAGCTATCGATCAGCGCTTTCCGGAAGGGCCTGAACAGGGCTTCATCAAGGGGATGATGCTCGGCGAGCGGGAGCTGGTGCAGGAGGAGGTGTACGATGCGTTCCGGCGTACCGGTACGGCGCATGTGCTGGTTGTGTCGGGGCTGCACGTGGCGTTGCTGGCCTATGTGGTCAACCTTGCTTTGCAACGCCTGCGGGTGACGTTGGCGGGCAAATGGCTGTCGCTTTTCATTCTGGTGGTGGTGATTGCGCTGTACTGTTTCGTGACCGGCAATGCGCCCTCGACCAGACGTGCGGCGATTATGGCATCGGTGATTATCGCCGGCGGCACGATCGGGCGCAAAAGCTATCCGTTAAACTCGCTGGCCGCAGCCGATCTCATTATTCTGCTTTTCAATCCTCTCGAACTGCTGAGCCCTGGGTTTCAGATGACCAACGCCGCGGTAGTGGGTATCCTTACCATTTATCCGTGGCTTTCAAGCCTCATTCCGGATGGCGATGGAGTGTTGCGCAAAGTCGCGCATTTCTTCTGGAGCGCATTCAGCGTGAGCCTGGCGGCGATGATCGGCATTGCTCCGGTGATTGCGTGGTATTTCGGCACCTACGCACCTTCGGGCATTATCGCCAATGTGCCGGTTGTGTTCTTTTCAAGCATGGCCATGTACGCCTCGTTTCCGATGGCGCTTTTGCACGGTTTTGGTGGTGGTGTGGCGGAGCTTTTCGGACTCAGTTCGTGGCTGTTTGCCAATGTCGCGCTTTGGTTTGTGGAGCTGTTCAACCGCCTGCCGTTTGCCAGCATCGAGGTTCACCCCGATCTGTTCGGGGTGGTAGTGTTCTATCTGACAGTCGTGTTGGCGTTGTATGCGCTTGTCTCAAAAGCTTGGGGGCGGTTGGCTGTTTCCGTTCTGATCGGTTTGAACCTGTTGCTCTGGCATGAGGTGATTCGCCCGGTTCCCGATTCCCCAAGAATGGTGACGGTCAATGCTGGACGGGATATGGCGCTTCTGCTTTCGTCAGGGAGCGAAACCCTGCTGGTTGAGGATGGGCGACGTCCGATGGATCGGGAGCGCATCAAGCGACAGTCGAGCCTCTGGGGACTTGCGGAGCCGGTGGCTTCGGTGGGAATGTTTTCGGCAGATTTGGATGAGCAGCTCCAGCCTGTCAGCGCTGGACTTCTTTCAGCGTCACGGCAGTTCGTCGTCCGTCGTCCGGCTGACCGAGTGCTCAGGATCGACAGCAAGCAGCGTTCGTGGCTGTTCGTATCAGGGCTGAAACGACTTGAACAGACTCCGGCGAATGGGGGGAATGTGGTACTCTGGATCGGCCGCTTTACTGAAAAGGAGTGGTCGCGACTTGAATCGTGGGTTGCTTCGGTTCATCCTCAGCGGATGCTGCTCGTGCCTGGTGTTGCGATGCCGCACGTTCAGCGCGGTTTGCTGGAGCGGTTCGCGATGCAACATCCGGTGGTTGAGGTGCGGTCGAAAAGCGGGCAGACGGTGTGGTACTGAGGGGGGGGAAGGGCAGCCGCAAGGGACTGCCCCTACAGATTTTCCAGGACATCCCCATAGGGGTACAGCCTTCGCGGCAGCCCCTTTCCCTACCTGTTCCTGCCGCTGAACAGGTCGTTTGCCGTCAGGTCGTCCAGGATTTTGACAACGTTGGCGGAGAGTCCGGGCGGATTGAGTTGGCGCAGTACCGAAGCGAGGGTGGCGATTTTGCCTTCGATGGGTAAAAACTTGTTGACCACGACGATTTTGTTTTCCCTGACCCGGCATTCTCCGCCAACGAAACTGCCTTTTTCGTACCGGATTTTGTGACCGGTCGAGCTGATGGCCTCTTCAAGCAGTTCGAGCTGTTTCTGTTTTTTCATGCCATGCCTCCTCTTTGTCCCTCAAGGTATCGACTGTTGCATCAGGTACTTGAGCACGGGTGCAGCATGTAGTGCCTGGATTATCTCGCCCTCGAAAATCAGGTTGCGCAGGTCATCCAGCGGCACCTCGTGGACGGTAATCTCTTCGGTCGGATCGAGATGTTGGCTTGCTGAAAGCGTGACTCCTTCGGCCAGGAACGAGTAGGAGAGGTTGTTCTGGAGTGCCGGGTTCGGACTCAACGTCATCAAGGGCGACCACGCTCCGCCGCTGTACCCGGTCTCTTCGAGCAGCTCGCGTTGCGCGGCCTCAAGCGGCGACTCGTCGGGCTCGCAAACGCCTGCCGGCAGTTCGTAATCGACCGAGCCAAGCCCATGCCGGTATTGCCGGATGAGAACAGCCTTCCGCTCCTTCGTGATGGCCAGGACGTTGATCCACTCGGGGAACTCCTGAACATAGTAATCGTCGATGGTTCTGCCGTTGGAGAGCTTCACCTTGTCTCGGCGGATGGTCAGCCATGTTTCGCGGTGCAGGTACTCCGACTCAAGGGTCTGCCACGGCTGTGGGTCGTCCGGTAACTGTTTGCTCATGATCGCATCCTCGGGTCGAGGGCGTCTCGGATGCCGTCGCCGATAAGGTTGAACGAAACCACCGTGGTGAGGATTGCGATGCCGGGGAACGTCGAAATCCACCAGTGGTTGAGCAGGCTGTCGCGCCCTTCGTTGATGATGTTGCCCCAGCTCGGGGTTGGTGGCTGCACGCCGAGGCCGAGGAAGGAGAGGCCCGCTTCGGTCAGGATAATGCTGCCGATGCGCAGCGTTGCGGCCACGATAACCGGCGTCAGCGTGTTGGGCATCACGTGGCGGAAGATGATGCGCGCGCTCGACAGACCGAGCGACTTGGCCGCGAGGATGAACTCCTGCTCCTTGAGCGAAAGCACCTGGCCGCGCACGATTCGGGCCACGCCCATCCAGCCAGTAAACGAAAGGGTGATGACGATCAGGTAGATCGAGTTGCCGAAGGTGGCGATGATAATCAGAATCAGAAACAGCGCCGGAAAGGCGATCAGCACATCGACGATGCGCATCAGGATGCTGTCCACCCAGCCGCCGAAGTAGCCCGACGAGACGCCGATCACCGTGCCGAGTGTCACCGAAATGAGTACCACCAGAAAGCCGATGGAGAGCGAAATGCGCGAGCCGTAGAGCACTCGGCTGAAGATGTCACGCCCGTACTGGTCAGTGCCGAGCAGAAAGGTTTTTGTGACGATATAGCCCGGTTTGCTGCTTCCGTCGTGTACCGACCGAAGCTCGTTGAGCGGTATGCTTTTTTCCCTGATGCCCTGACGGTAGAAGAGCTGTTCGCCTTCTACGCGGTAGCCGTCAACGAATTTCAGTCCGTAGTCACGGTTTCTCGACCTGAGCTTCTGGCTGTCGGTGATGAGGGCGTTGCTCAGCGAGGCGACCGCGTCGTCGCCTTGTCTTTGCGGAATGACGACGGTACGATGTTTGTCGAGCACCAGCGCGTCGATGCGGGTCAGAGGAGGCTGGTAGGCGGTGACGAGAAAGTCCTGCTGATCGAAAGGGCTGAAAGGGGCAAGAAATGGCGCAAGGAAGGCCACCGAATAGAGCAGAAAGATGACTACTGACGCGGCGACCGAAATGCCGTTGCGTTTGAAGGAAATCATGCCGAGCTGCCACAGGCTCAGTTCCCCTGACCCGGCGGCATGTTGCCGTTCGAGATGTTTGCGGTACGAGCGCCACGAAAAGTAGATGAGCAGCACCGGCACGAGCAGCAGATAGAGCGCAGCGATCCAGAATTCGAGGATTTCCTGGGTGAAAATTTGCTGGAAGTTGACGGGGGAGAGCACCAGCAGACTCAGGCCGGTTACGAGTGAGCGCAGGCTGATCGTCAGCAGATCGAACCGGAGCACCATCAACACGATGAATGCTGTAAACGCCAGCACGAAAAAGAGGCCCTGGGCGGTTTTGCCGGCTCTCAACAGGCCAAGCCCCGGCACGATGCGGTACCAGACAGGGACGTGCGAATCATTCGGTTGCTGTGCAGCCATTGGAAAATGAGAATAGGGCTAAGTGAAAGCAATGCTGTTTTTTCCGTGCACTTCTCAAAAAACGATACTTGCCGTTCGATTGCAAACGGCGAGACGAAAAAAAAGCTGCCTTTCCGGAGAAAGGCAGCTTGAGCTTATCCTGCGATTGGGCTGGTTTTGAATCAGGCCTCTTCAGTGGTTTCCTCTTCGGCTTCAGCCTCAGCCTCTTTTCTGGGAGCAGCAACCGAAACAATGGCTGCGTCGGCATCACCGATGATCTCGATGGTGCCTGCCGGAACGGTAGCCTGAAGGTCGCTGATGTGCAGTGAGTGACCGGTTTCAAGGGCAGAGACATCGATCGTGAAGTGCTCGGGCATGTTGGCCGGTTTGCCTTTCAGGGTCAGGGTGTGCATGTTGATCTGGAGTTTACCGCCGCCGATTTTCACGCCGACAGCTTCACCTTCGACATGGATCGGAACTTCCATCTCAACAACTTCGTCAGCCGTGAAGCGCTTGAAGTCGGCATGGATGACGCGATCGGTGACGGGGTCGAACTGCAAGTCCTTGATGAAGGCGCGAACCGATTTGCCATCGGGGTACTGCAGGTCGATCAGGTGCGATTCGGCAGAGTGGACGAGCTTGTCCAGAGCGATTTCATCGACACTGATTGCAACGGTCTCTTCTCCTTTATGGTACACAACGGCCGGAACCATACCCTGCTGGCGCAGCTTTGCGGCTCCATTTTTCTTCACTTCGCGAAGATTAACAGACAATGCTCTTGTTTCCATCTTCTTCCTCTATCTCCTTTAACTGTTAACGCTTAAGAATTAATTATGATTGGTGATCTTGTGCGAGATGTTCTTGCTGTCGAACAGGTAGCTGACCGACTCACCGTCGTAGATACGCTTGATGGCTTCGCCGAACAGGTTGCTGATGGTGACGATTTCGAGTTTCGGGCAGTAGTCGTGCTCGCTGACCAGCGAGTCGGTGACAATCACTTTTTCGAAAACCGAGTTGTTGATACGCTCGATGGCCGGGCCGGAGAGAATCGGGTGGGTCGCCGCAGCATAAATCTTCAGGCCGCCGGCTTCCTGGATGGCTTTGGCAGCGTTGACGATGGTGCCCGCCGTGTCGATCATGTCATCGACCAGCAGCACGTTTTTGCCCTTCACGTCGCCGATGATGTTCATCACCTCGGCCACGTTTGCTCTCGGACGACGTTTGTCAACAATGACCAGCTCGGTGCCGAGCTCGGATGCAAACTTGCGAGCCAGTTTGACGCCACCGACGTCTGGTGAGGCCACGACGAGGTTGTCGGCGATGTCCATGTTCTTGACATAATCGATCAGCACCACACTCGAATAGAGATGGTCGAACGGGATGTCGAAAAAGCCCTGAATCTGCGCTGCGTGCAGATCCATGGTAAGAATTCTGTCAGCGCCGGCCTGGGTCAGGAGGTTTGCCACAAGCTTGGCCGTGATGGCTACGCGGGGCTTGTCTTTTCTGTCCTGACGAGCATAGCCGTAATAGGGCATGACTGCCGTAATTCTGGCCGCCGATGAGCGTTTGGCAGCATCGATCATGATAAGCAGTTCCAGCAGGTTGTCTCCCGGAGGATTGGTCGACTGGATGATGAACATATCCGAGCCTCTAATCGACTCGAAGTAGTTGACCGAAATTTCGCCGTCGGAGAAGTTCTCCACTTTTGCGTCACACAGCGGCATCCCGAGGTAATCGGCAATTTTCTCTGCAAGTTCGGGGTTACTGCGTCCTGCGAAAATTTTGATAGGTGTTTCCATCCTTCACTGCTTTTTCTGATGAAACGAATTATATTACGCCAACACCTTCGTTTATCGGGTACGGGCGTACGCTGTCGCATCCGGCGCGATTTAGGATTTTGAATATAGCAAAATGGATTGAATTACTAAGTAAATTTTCTGGCTTTCTCCGGCCATCGCATACAGTATGAACATTGCAGACATCAATGCCTTTCTCGGGCGTTATTTCAGCTCCGTCGAGCTTGTCGGTTCGGATCAGACCGAAATCACCGGTCCGGCTAAAATTGAAGAGGCCGTCTCCGGGCAGGTCAGTTTCGTCTCTAATGAAAAGTATTACCGACACATTGCGCAAAGTGGCGCTTCGCTGCTGATTGTGCACCCCAAAGCTCCTGTCGATGATGCGCCTGAGGGAATGAGTTTCCTGAAGGTCGAAGACCCTTACACCGCGTTTGTGTTCATCCTGCGGCACTTTGCAGGAGCGCGTCGGATTGCGGAGTCTGGCGTGGCCGCATCGGCGTCGATTGCGCCATCGGCGCGTCTCGGTCGGAACGTTTCGGTTGGCGAGCATGCGGTCATCGGGGAGCGCTGCGTGATTGGCGACAATACAGTGATCGGCCCCAACACCGTACTGCTCGACGAGGTGACGATTGGTTCAGAGTGTACGCTGTTTCCACAGGTGACCATGTATGATGGCACGTTGATAGGAGATCGGGTCACGATTCACAGCGGGACGGTCATCGGAGCCGACGGTTTCGGTTTTGCGCCGCAGAAAGATGGCTCCTACGTAAAGATTCCCCAGATGGGTACGGTGCGCATCGAGGATGATGTCGAAATCGGCGCGAACACGACGATTGACCGTGCGACGATGGGGGAGACCGTCATCGAAAAAGGGGTCAAGATCGACAATCTTGTGCAGATTGCGCATAACTGCCGGATCGGTGGCGATACGGTCATCGCTTCGCAGGCTGGCATTTCCGGCAGCGTGAAGATCGGCCGCAACTGCCTTATCGGCGGGCAGGCGGGCTTTGCAGGCCATCTTGAACTTGCCGACAAGATTTCGGTGGCGGCCAAGGCCGGCATCTCCAAATCCTTCATGCAGTCAGGCCAAGCCATTCGCGGCGTGCCGGCCCAGCCCATGCGTGACCAGCTCCGCCAGGAAGCCCAGATTCGCTCACTCGGGGAGATGAAGGCAAAAATCGAAGCGCTTGAAACGAAATTGCAGGAGTTGTGGGAGCGGCTTGACGGTTTAGCTTGATAATCGCGCTTACGTTTCGCCCAATCTGCGGTTGAGATCCCAGTTGTAGGGCAGATAGCGTATGCGTAGTTGCGTCCTCATCGACACAATCCTTTCGCGGAGAGATTCGTCGCAGAATTGCAGGAGATAATCGAGCACCTGGTCTCGATTGTCTCCGAAATCCCGCCCATACCACTGAAATATCCTCGACAGGCGAAGTTCCCTTTTTTTCTCATCCAGTTCAAGACCGTTCCGGTTGATGAAACTGCGCGCGGCGATATCGAGCTGATGGTCGATCTTTTCGGCATCGTAGAATTCAATGGGAGGGCAGGAACTTGATGCGCAGACCAGCGCGAAATGAATTCTCGGATCGAAGGTTTCGACCGCAAGTTGCAACCGGGGATCATTGCTGCTGAACTGCCTGATCGGAAAGGTCGGATGAGAACGATTTTTTCTCAGGATTCCGTGCTCGATGTCATCGGGCGAGTAGAACCGGTCGCCGATGTCGTAACCGATCCGGCCGAAAAAGTTGACGATTTCAAGCACCGAACGCTGGATATCAAGGGTGATGACGCCGTGGATAATGAGAATGTTGTAGATGTTGATCCAGAATGCTTTCCGCTCCATGTCGGTTTGCAGGCTCTCCGGATCGAATCTGTGCAGATGCTGCGCAAGCCGCTGGTACTCCCCGAAACTTCTGGAGCGTTTCATGGCGGGGTAGTCGACCCGTCTATGCCTTGAATCGAAGAATGCTCCCTGAAGTCGTCCGAGCATGACCTTCAGTCTGGCATCCAGTCTTGTCTCGATTTTTTCCGTTGTACTTTCAGCTGGCTGCCGAGATTCGTTGAGGGTGAGCCTGAGAGGCAGCAGCCACTGCATTCTCTGCATCAGCGAAAGCTCGGGATCCCGGGTTTCCGGCGGAAGTTTTCCGCTGAGCAGCGCCGCGATGGCGTTGATATAACCGATGTGGCTGAACGCCTGCGGAAAGTTGCCGAGCATCTCCTTTCGGCGAGGATCGTATTCCTCTGCAAACAGTCCGAGATCGTTGGCTGCGTTCATGGTGACGCCAAGCAGCTCCTCGGCCTCGATGATTTTTCCCGACAGGGCAAGGCATTCGATCATCCAGAAATTACAGAGCAGAAAGCCACCCTCCTCTCCCTGAAGTCCGTCATCGGCAAGGTAGCGCCTGATGAAGCCGTTTTTCATGAGATGTTTCCGGCAGGCTTCGATGGTGCCCTGAATGCGATGGTCCGATACAGGCAGAAAATTGACCAGAGGCAAAATCAGCAGGCTTGCATCGAGAATCTCCGTGTCGAAACGCTGGACGAACGAGTTCAGCTTGTTGCTGAAGCCCCGTGACAGCACCTGGCTTCTGATCTCCTCCCGTTCACGAGTCCAGCGATCGAGTGGCGCATTGAATCCGAATCGCCTGGCGATGGTGATGCCGCGGTCGAGAGCTACCCAGCACATCACCTTGGAATAGACGAAATGGTACGGTCCGTTGCGGACTTCCCAGATGCCGTCATCGGGCTTGCGCCAGTTTTCGATAGCCATTTCACAAATATCCCGGAAAAAAGGCCAGAGCGTTTCATCGATCTTGCCGGCATAATCGGAAAGCCGGAGTGCGGCATCCATGACCTCGCCGTAGATATCCCACTGTTGCTGACTGTGCGCGGCGTTGCCGATTCTGAGCGGCTTTGAGTGCCTGTAACCGTCAAGATGCGTCAGATGCTGTTCGCGAAGGGCCTGTTCTCCGTGGATCGAATACATGATCATCAACTCCCGGCTGCCGTGTTTTCGGTACGTATCGTGCAGCCAGCGGATGAAGCTGTCCGCTTCGTTGATGTGGCCGAGCGTGAACAAGGACTTGAGCGTAAACGAGGCGTCCCGGAGCCAGGTAAAACGGTAGTCCCAGTTTCGTTCTCCACCGATGCTTTCAGGCAAAGAGGTCGTGACGGCGGCAATGATGGACCCGGTCGGCTGGAAGGTGAGCAGCTTGAGCGTTAGCATCGAGCGGTGAACCAGCGGGGTGAATTCACCGAGCCAGGTGCACCGCTCGCCGATGCAGTAGTGCAGCCACTCCTTCCACCAGCTTTTCGTTGATTCAAAAGGACAGGGGAGCTTTTCTTCGAGATTGACCGGGCCGTGCACCAGATCGAAATGCGCCGATTCTCCCTGATCGAGAGAAAACGAGAGTGTCAGCGTGTCGGTTCCGGTGCCGTCAGCATCGAAATCCTGCAAGGAGTGCAGCAGGGTAACGGGCGAGTTAGCATGACTGATGGTAAAACCGGGGCCATCATGCTGGATAACGCTTTTGCTGCGTGCATAATCCGGACGAGGTGCCAGGGTCAGCATGAAATCCATACGCCCATAGTCAACGCGCAGACACCGATGAATCCCCGGCGGCCGTTGGCTCAGGCTGCTGTTTTCAACAGGCATGAAATCATACAGCGTTGCCCTGCCATGTTTTGTCGTGAACGAGGTGGAGAGGATGCAGGTGCCGGTAAGGTATTCCCGGCTCGACGTGAAAGGTTCGGAAGGTTTGAGGCTGAAAAATCCACCGTTGCGCTCATCGAGCAGTGAAGCGAATATGGTAGGGGAGTCGAAGTACGGCAAAGAGTAATAATC
This portion of the Chlorobaculum parvum NCIB 8327 genome encodes:
- a CDS encoding ComEC/Rec2 family competence protein, with protein sequence MKRFFLPAHPALRLLACAVFGILAAIALPFSPFGWLAVALFACIVTGLLLFVHRKRLLVSKLSALLAVSYLLMVFAGFAFYAAAVFRLVPSPSLLSWVGREVIVSGIVDARPVVNHGKARLRVSAREVFENGRTTRVDEPVTVVIRMSGDQQFRIQQGDFVHVKGSVGLIPPASNRDEFDPRWYSRLKGVHCQLFCVGPWMVRQGVQPTSSLSFGLAINPLRNYLRSAIDQRFPEGPEQGFIKGMMLGERELVQEEVYDAFRRTGTAHVLVVSGLHVALLAYVVNLALQRLRVTLAGKWLSLFILVVVIALYCFVTGNAPSTRRAAIMASVIIAGGTIGRKSYPLNSLAAADLIILLFNPLELLSPGFQMTNAAVVGILTIYPWLSSLIPDGDGVLRKVAHFFWSAFSVSLAAMIGIAPVIAWYFGTYAPSGIIANVPVVFFSSMAMYASFPMALLHGFGGGVAELFGLSSWLFANVALWFVELFNRLPFASIEVHPDLFGVVVFYLTVVLALYALVSKAWGRLAVSVLIGLNLLLWHEVIRPVPDSPRMVTVNAGRDMALLLSSGSETLLVEDGRRPMDRERIKRQSSLWGLAEPVASVGMFSADLDEQLQPVSAGLLSASRQFVVRRPADRVLRIDSKQRSWLFVSGLKRLEQTPANGGNVVLWIGRFTEKEWSRLESWVASVHPQRMLLVPGVAMPHVQRGLLERFAMQHPVVEVRSKSGQTVWY
- the lpxD gene encoding UDP-3-O-(3-hydroxymyristoyl)glucosamine N-acyltransferase — encoded protein: MNIADINAFLGRYFSSVELVGSDQTEITGPAKIEEAVSGQVSFVSNEKYYRHIAQSGASLLIVHPKAPVDDAPEGMSFLKVEDPYTAFVFILRHFAGARRIAESGVAASASIAPSARLGRNVSVGEHAVIGERCVIGDNTVIGPNTVLLDEVTIGSECTLFPQVTMYDGTLIGDRVTIHSGTVIGADGFGFAPQKDGSYVKIPQMGTVRIEDDVEIGANTTIDRATMGETVIEKGVKIDNLVQIAHNCRIGGDTVIASQAGISGSVKIGRNCLIGGQAGFAGHLELADKISVAAKAGISKSFMQSGQAIRGVPAQPMRDQLRQEAQIRSLGEMKAKIEALETKLQELWERLDGLA
- a CDS encoding glycoside hydrolase family 15 protein, encoding MYRNISDYGLIGNMQTAALVSADGSIDYYSLPYFDSPTIFASLLDERNGGFFSLKPSEPFTSSREYLTGTCILSTSFTTKHGRATLYDFMPVENSSLSQRPPGIHRCLRVDYGRMDFMLTLAPRPDYARSKSVIQHDGPGFTISHANSPVTLLHSLQDFDADGTGTDTLTLSFSLDQGESAHFDLVHGPVNLEEKLPCPFESTKSWWKEWLHYCIGERCTWLGEFTPLVHRSMLTLKLLTFQPTGSIIAAVTTSLPESIGGERNWDYRFTWLRDASFTLKSLFTLGHINEADSFIRWLHDTYRKHGSRELMIMYSIHGEQALREQHLTHLDGYRHSKPLRIGNAAHSQQQWDIYGEVMDAALRLSDYAGKIDETLWPFFRDICEMAIENWRKPDDGIWEVRNGPYHFVYSKVMCWVALDRGITIARRFGFNAPLDRWTREREEIRSQVLSRGFSNKLNSFVQRFDTEILDASLLILPLVNFLPVSDHRIQGTIEACRKHLMKNGFIRRYLADDGLQGEEGGFLLCNFWMIECLALSGKIIEAEELLGVTMNAANDLGLFAEEYDPRRKEMLGNFPQAFSHIGYINAIAALLSGKLPPETRDPELSLMQRMQWLLPLRLTLNESRQPAESTTEKIETRLDARLKVMLGRLQGAFFDSRHRRVDYPAMKRSRSFGEYQRLAQHLHRFDPESLQTDMERKAFWINIYNILIIHGVITLDIQRSVLEIVNFFGRIGYDIGDRFYSPDDIEHGILRKNRSHPTFPIRQFSSNDPRLQLAVETFDPRIHFALVCASSSCPPIEFYDAEKIDHQLDIAARSFINRNGLELDEKKRELRLSRIFQWYGRDFGDNRDQVLDYLLQFCDESLRERIVSMRTQLRIRYLPYNWDLNRRLGET
- a CDS encoding ABC transporter permease; translation: MAAQQPNDSHVPVWYRIVPGLGLLRAGKTAQGLFFVLAFTAFIVLMVLRFDLLTISLRSLVTGLSLLVLSPVNFQQIFTQEILEFWIAALYLLLVPVLLIYFSWRSYRKHLERQHAAGSGELSLWQLGMISFKRNGISVAASVVIFLLYSVAFLAPFLAPFSPFDQQDFLVTAYQPPLTRIDALVLDKHRTVVIPQRQGDDAVASLSNALITDSQKLRSRNRDYGLKFVDGYRVEGEQLFYRQGIREKSIPLNELRSVHDGSSKPGYIVTKTFLLGTDQYGRDIFSRVLYGSRISLSIGFLVVLISVTLGTVIGVSSGYFGGWVDSILMRIVDVLIAFPALFLILIIIATFGNSIYLIVITLSFTGWMGVARIVRGQVLSLKEQEFILAAKSLGLSSARIIFRHVMPNTLTPVIVAATLRIGSIILTEAGLSFLGLGVQPPTPSWGNIINEGRDSLLNHWWISTFPGIAILTTVVSFNLIGDGIRDALDPRMRS
- a CDS encoding 50S ribosomal protein L25/general stress protein Ctc, with the protein product METRALSVNLREVKKNGAAKLRQQGMVPAVVYHKGEETVAISVDEIALDKLVHSAESHLIDLQYPDGKSVRAFIKDLQFDPVTDRVIHADFKRFTADEVVEMEVPIHVEGEAVGVKIGGGKLQINMHTLTLKGKPANMPEHFTIDVSALETGHSLHISDLQATVPAGTIEIIGDADAAIVSVAAPRKEAEAEAEEETTEEA
- a CDS encoding ribose-phosphate pyrophosphokinase: METPIKIFAGRSNPELAEKIADYLGMPLCDAKVENFSDGEISVNYFESIRGSDMFIIQSTNPPGDNLLELLIMIDAAKRSSAARITAVMPYYGYARQDRKDKPRVAITAKLVANLLTQAGADRILTMDLHAAQIQGFFDIPFDHLYSSVVLIDYVKNMDIADNLVVASPDVGGVKLARKFASELGTELVIVDKRRPRANVAEVMNIIGDVKGKNVLLVDDMIDTAGTIVNAAKAIQEAGGLKIYAAATHPILSGPAIERINNSVFEKVIVTDSLVSEHDYCPKLEIVTISNLFGEAIKRIYDGESVSYLFDSKNISHKITNHN
- a CDS encoding NUDIX hydrolase produces the protein MSKQLPDDPQPWQTLESEYLHRETWLTIRRDKVKLSNGRTIDDYYVQEFPEWINVLAITKERKAVLIRQYRHGLGSVDYELPAGVCEPDESPLEAAQRELLEETGYSGGAWSPLMTLSPNPALQNNLSYSFLAEGVTLSASQHLDPTEEITVHEVPLDDLRNLIFEGEIIQALHAAPVLKYLMQQSIP